One Xylocopa sonorina isolate GNS202 chromosome 18, iyXylSono1_principal, whole genome shotgun sequence DNA segment encodes these proteins:
- the Nubp1 gene encoding NUBP iron-sulfur cluster assembly factor 1 translates to MADIPTNAPQHCPGVTSEDAGKASMCAGCPNQTMCMSGVTKQVDPNISLIKERLAAVKHRLLVLSGKGGVGKSTITSLVSRSLALSNPDINVAVLDIDICGPSQPRVLGAIGEQVHQSGSGWSPVYIEDNLSLMSIGFLLANPRDALIWRGPKKNGMIRQFLSEVDWGTLDYLILDTPPGTSDEHLSVTSYLKDTDITGAIIVTTPQQVALLDVRKEIDFCRKVNVPILGVIENMSIFVCPKCKNSVEIFPALTGGGRAMATELGIEFLGSLPLDPLLAKCCDEGKNFLTEVPESPTVMMLQEIVQKIVEKCEKTKSNFKIDTS, encoded by the exons ATGGCAGACATACCTACTAATGCACCTCAAC attgTCCTGGTGTTACAAGTGAAGATGCGGGAAAAGCATCTATGTGTGCAGGATGCCCAAATCAGACAATGTGTATGTCTGGCGTTACAAAACAGGTGGATCCTAATATAAGTCTTATTAAAGAAAGACTTGCTGCAGTTAAACATAGACTACTAGTGTTATCTGGTAAAGGTGGAGTTGGTAAAAGTACTATAACATCATTAGTGTCCAGATCCTTGGCATTAAGTAATCCTGATATAAAT gttgCTGTATTAGACATCGATATTTGTGGACCATCACAACCAAGGGTGCTGGGTGCAATAGGAGAACAAGTTCATCAAAGTGGATCAGGATGGTCTCCAGTG TACATAGAAGACAATTTGTCATTAATGTCTATTGGATTTTTACTTGCAAATCCAAGAGATGCACTGATATGGAGGGGACCAAAAAAGAATG gAATGATTAGACAGTTTTTATCAGAAGTAGATTGGGGTACATTGGATTATCTTATTTTGGATACTCCACCTGGCACATCAGATGAACACTTATCCGTGACTTCATATCTTAAAGATACTGATATTACGGGAGCAATAATAGTAACAACACCACAACAAGTTGCTTTACTAGATGTGAGAAAAGAAATTGATTTTTGCAGAAAAGTAAATGTACCAATTCTAGGTGTTATTGAGAATATGAGTATCTTTGTATGCCCTAAATGTAAG AATTCTGTAGAGATATTTCCGGCCTTAACGGGTGGTGGTCGCGCAATGGCTACAGAATTGGGCATAGAATTTTTAGGTTCTCTACCATTGGATCCACTTTTGGCTAAGTGCTGTGACGAGGGTAAAAATTTTCTAACAGAAGTACCAGAATCACCAACTGTTATGATGTTGCAAGAAATTGTCCAAA AAATTGTCGAAAAATGTGAAAAAACGAAAAGCAACTTTAAGATTGATACAAGCTGA
- the LOC143431419 gene encoding tektin-3: MDILATGRKQPESWSRYNVPISYVKPLILGRRSTFNGRQSLLPWRPNMEYKVSETLPLVKQPTHSTYGLNTQNTIDSLKCPKLVPEYEYNPVHSSRTALYTRFTPNEWLQKQVKYYNEADSCRHFSERIRNDAFHIIRDADEKIQSGQYCTNKKLGERINDTNFWRNEIVSELERLFQEIERLQDCYLSLEKAIKDIDHPLHITEECLYHREARKESELVHDESEKCLLNEKEILCRNRSTLETCLDKCRNQIQNCRASQCCLELDLKNKENALGIDTMCHQLNNYSHGLQYYFGIESYESCFSEPDELISATNQAIERSQIERNKSCQLRTNAEALMNKIAHEIWNAWNSTNNALAHRSSELLEAKNKLQQHLQMVQQEIFDVEKSLELMHKAIADKGYPLKVAQTRLQARLHRLDLELCRDYAHTSMQKEIIQVNHQVERMFKALKDLENQHQKLLRTQTMLEHDLALKIDAIYIDREKVCGLRRAYPINVFLKF; this comes from the exons ATGGATATTCTTGCTACAGGAAGAAAG cAACCAGAGTCATGGAGTAGATATAATGTACCAATTTCATATGTTAAACCATTAATACTGGGCCGTAGAAGTACCTTTAATGGTAGACAAAGCTTACTACCTTGGCGACCCAATATGGAATATAAAGTTAGTGAAACTTTACCTCT AGTTAAACAACCAACACATAGtacttatggattaaatactCAAAATACAATAGATTCACTAAAATGCCCTAAGTTAGTACCAGAATATGAATACAATCCAGTACATTCTTCAAGAACTGCTCTTTATACACGATTTACACCTAATGAATGGCTGCAGAAACAAGTTAAATACTATAATGAAGCAGATTCATGTAGACATTTTTCAGAAAGAATAAGAAATGATGCTTTTCATATTATAAG AGATGCAGATGAAAAAATACAATCTGGACAATACTGCACTAATAAAAAACTTGGTGAAAGAATAAATGACACAAATTTTTGGAGAAATGAAATAGTGTCAGAATTAGAAAGACTGTTTCAAGAAATTGAAAGACTTCAAGATTGTTATTTATCTTTAGAGAAAGCTATCAAAGATATTGATCATCCTTTGCATATTACAGAGGAGTGTCTATATCATAGAGAAGCTAGGaagg AAAGTGAACTTGTGCATGATGAATCAGAGAAATGCTTACTTAATGAAAAAGAAATCTTATGTCGAAATAGAAGCACATTAGAAACTTGTTTGGACAAGTGCAGAAATCAG ATACAAAACTGCAGAGCTTCTCAATGTTGCTTAGAATTGGAtctaaaaaataaagaaaatgcATTAGGAATAGATACAATGTGCCATCAATTAAACAATTACAGCCATGGGCTACAATATTATTTTGGAATTGAAAGCTATGAATCATG TTTTTCAGAACCAGATGAATTGATCAGTGCTACTAATCAGGCAATTGAAAGATCCCAAATAGAGAGAAATAAGTCTTGTCAATTAAGAACAAATGCAGAAGCTCTTATGAATAAAATTGCACATGAAATATGGAATGCATGGAATAGTACAAACAATGCATTAGCACATAGATCATCTGAACTATTAGAAGCTAAAAATAAACTTCAACAACATTTACAAATG GTGCAACAAGAAATTTTTGATGTTGAGAAAAGCTTGGAATTAATGCATAAAGCTATTGCAGATAAAGGCTATCCATTGAAAGTTGCACAAACAAGATTGCAAGCTCGATTGCATCGTCTAGATTTAGAGCTTTGCCGCGATTATGCTCATACGAG TATGcaaaaagaaatcattcaagttaaTCATCAAGTAGAAAGAATGTTCAAAGCATTAAAAGATTTAGAGAATCAACACCAGAAGTTACTAAGAACACAAACAATGTTAGAGCACGATCTTGCACTTAAGATCGACGCGATATACATTGATCGCGAGAAAGTCTGCGGTCTTAGACGTGCTTATCCGATTAATGTTTTTTTAAAATTCTAA
- the Cox11 gene encoding cytochrome c oxidase copper chaperone COX11, with product MYSKIYTKLLNCYTKQINNSVPRILFKQYYNDAAYKKRLQSSRLYWGSFGVLVIGFTYASVPLYRIFCQSTNYGGTISTNHDSNKVRTMQPVKDRVIKVMFNADTAATMQWNFKPQQTSIKVIPGETALAFYTAKNPLDVPVIGISTYNVVPYEAAQYFNKIQCFCFEEQQLNPHEEVDMPVFFYIDPEFSDDPRMENIDEIVLSYTFFEAKEGLKLPIPSFLKQ from the exons ATGTATTCCAAAATCTATACGAAACTATTAAATTGTTATACAAAACAGATAAACAATAGCGTGCCGCGAATTTTATTTAAACAATATTACAACGATGCGGCTTATAAGAAAAGATTGCAATCCTCACGTTTATACTGGGGTAGCTTTGGTGTTTTAGTAATCGGCTTTACCTATGCTTCAGTACCTTTATACAGAATATTTTGTCAG TCCACTAATTATGGTGGAACAATATCGACCAATCATGATAGTAACAAAGTGCGTACAATGCAACCTGTTAAGGACAGAGTTATAAAAGTAATGTTTAATGCTGATACGGCAGCAACAATGCAATGGAACTTTAAACCCCAACAAACTAGTATAAAAGTTATCCCTGGAGAAACTGCATTAGCATTTTACACAGCAAAAAATCCATTGGACGTCCCTGTTATTGGCATATCAACATATAATGTAGTGCCATATGAAGCTGCTCAATACTTCAATAAAATTCAGTGTTTCTGTTTTGAGGAACAACAGCTTAATCCACACGAAGAA GTTGACATGCCAGTGTTTTTCTACATTGATCCAGAATTTAGTGATGATCCAAGAATGGAAAATATTGATGAAATCGTACTTTcatatacattctttgaagCCAAAGAAGGATTAAAGCTTCCTATACCAAGTTTTCTAAAACAATGA
- the LOC143431578 gene encoding CCR4-NOT transcription complex subunit 6-like isoform X2: MCYNVLCDKYATRQMYGYCPSWALDWEYRKKGILDEIRHYAADIISLQEVETDQFYNFFLPELKHDGYDGIFSPKSRAKTMAENDRKYVDGCAIFYRTAKFALIREHLVEFNQLAMANAEGSDNMLNRVMPKDNIGLAALLRTKEAAWDNGIPSDPAQVQQPILVCTAHIHWDPEFCDVKLIQTMMLSNELRSILDQAGQSFRPGHKPDSSNVQLLLCGDFNSLPDSGVIEFLTSGRVAADHRDFKELAYKSCLQKISGCDKPNEFTHSFKLASAYSEDIMPYTNYTFEFKGIIDYIFYSKQSMVPLGLLGPLSADWFKEHKVVGCPHPHVPSDHFPLLVELEMTPTVGTSNGLISRR, encoded by the exons ATGTGTTACAACGTGCTGTGCGACAAATACGCGACCCGGCAAATGTACGGTTACTGTCCAAGCTGGGCGCTCGATTGGGAGTATCGAAAGAAAGGGATACTCGACGAGATACGGCATTACGCTGCGGACATTATCAGTCTGCAGGAGGTCGAGACGGACCAATTTTATAATTTCTTTCTGCCTGAGCTCAAACACGACGGCTACGACGGGATATTTTCCCCGAAATCACGGGCGAAGACGATGGCGGAGAACGACCGTAAATACGTTGACGGCTGTGCTATATTTTATAGGACGGCTAA ATTTGCACTAATAAGAGAGCATTTAGTCGAATTTAATCAATTAGCAATGGCGAATGCAGAAGGTTCGGACAATATGCTGAATCGAGTAATGCCAAAAGATAATATCGGCCTGGCTGCTTTGCTTAGGACTAAGGAAGCTGCTTGGGATAACG GCATCCCATCTGACCCAGCACAAGTTCAGCAACCAATTTTAGTTTGCACAGCGCATATTCATTGGGATCCAGAATTTTGCGATGTTAAGTTAATACAAACAATGATGCTCAGTAATGAATTACGTTCCATTTTGGACCAAGCTGGCCAGTCGTTTAGACCCGGCCACAAGCCAGACTCTTCCAATGTTCAACTATTACTTTGTGGTGATTTCAATTCGTTACCCGATTCTG gTGTAATTGAATTTCTTACATCAGGACGAGTAGCGGCTGATCACCGTGACTTTAAAGAATTAGCTTACAAATCATGCTTACAAAAGATCTCTGGTTGCGATAAGCCCAATGAATTTACACATTCTTTTAAGCTCGCATCTGCCTATAGTGAAGATATCATGCCGTATACTAATTATAC ATTCGAATTTAAAGGTATAATAGATTACATTTTTTACTCGAAACAAAGCATGGTACCGTTAGGACTTTTGGGTCCTTTAAGTGCCGATTGGTTTAAAGAACATAAAGTAGTCGGTTGTCCCCACCCTCATGTTCCATCTG ATCATTTTCCTCTGTTGGTGGAGCTCGAAATGACTCCGACAGTAGGAACAAGCAATGGATTGATCTCGCGTAGGTAG